The DNA sequence GCCGCCGTCTATCCCAACGCCGACTGGTATGAACGCGAAGCCTTCGACATGTTCGGCGTCCACTTCGACGGCCGTGACAGCCACCGCCGCATCCTGATGCCGCCGACCTGGGACGGCCACCCGCTGCGCAAGACGCACCATGCCCGCGCCACCGAAAAGCCGCCGTTCCGGATGACGCCCGAATATTTCGCGGCGGAAGAAGCCGCATCGACCTTCGACCCCGTCGCCCATGGCCTGCCGACGACGCAGGACGGCAGCGAGCTGATGCAGCTCAATTTCGGCCCGCACCATCCGTCCACCCATGGCGTCTTCAAGATCGTCCTGGGGCTCGATGGCGAAGATGTGGCCTGGGCCTGGCCCGACATCGGCTACCACCATCGCGGTGCCGAAAAGATGGCGGAGCGCCAGACCTGGCACGGCTTTCTGCCCTATACCGACCGCATCGATTACCTCGGTGGGGTGATGAGCGAGCTGCCCTATCTGATGGCGGTCGAGCGGCTGTGCGGCATCACCGTGCCACCGCGTGCCGAAACCATCCGGGTAATGCTGTGCGAGATGTTCCGCATCACCAACCACCTGCTCTTCTATGGCACGATGGCGCAGGATGTCGGCCAGATGTCGCCGGTGTTCTACATGTTCACCGATCGCGAGCGCGCCCATCGCATCATGGAGGCGATCACCGGCGCGCGGATGCACCCGGCGTTCTTCCGCATCGGCGGCGTCGCGCTCGACCTGCCGCCGGGCTGGGACACGATGATCCGCGACTTCTGCGACTGGATGCCCAAACGCCTCGACGATTACGAGACGATGGTGCTCAAGTCCGGCCTGTTCAGGGCGCGCACGGTCGGCATCGGCGCCTTCGATACCGCGACCGCGCTCGAATGGGGCACCACCGGGCCGCAGCTGCGCGCGACGGGGTGCGACTGGGACTGGCGCAAGCGCCGCCCCTATGGTGGCTATGACCAGTTCGACTTCGATGTGCCGACGGGCAATCGCGGCGATATCTTCGACCGCACGAAGGTCCGCGCCGATGAAATGCGCCAGTCGCTGCGCATCATCCGCCAGTGCCTCGACAATATGCCCGGCGGGCCGATCAAGGCCGATCACCCGCTGGCGATGCCGCCCGACCGCAATGCCATGCGCCACGACATCGAAACGCTGATCCAGCATTTCGTCAGCGTCAGCCGTGGCCTCGACGTGCCGGCCGGCGAAGCCACCGGCCAGATCGAGACGCACCGCGGCCTTACCCAATATGCCATCGTGTCGGACGGCGGGCCGACGAGCTATCGCACCCGGATCCGCACCGCGTCCTTCGCGCATCTGCAACTGCTGCCGCTGGTGGCCAAAGGCATGAGCGTCGCCGACCTTGTCGCCTATATCGCCTCCATCGATTTCGTCATGTCGGACGTCGACCGGTGAGCCTGCCCGAGCCCCTTGCAGCGGACATCCGCCACGCCGTCGCCAGCCATGCCCCCGGCGTTGGCGCCGGGTCCGACGGCAACGCCGATCCGCGCGGCGCGGTGCTCGAGGCGCTGCGGCTGGTCCAGCACGCCGAAGGCTGGGTGTCGGACTACCGCGTCGCCGATATCGCCGCGCTGCTCGGCATGACGACGGCCGAAATCGACAACCTCGCCACTTTCTACAGCCATATCTTCCGCCGCCGCGTCGGCAAGCGCCTGATCATGCTGTGCGACGGTGCCAGCTGCTACCTCAACGGCGCCGATGCGCTGCGCGATGCGGTGCAGGCGCGGCTCGGCATCGGCTTTGGCGAAACCACCCCGGACGGCGAGTTTACGCTGCTCAATGTCTGCTGCGTCGGCGGCTGCGACCGGGCGCCGGCCGCCGTCACCGGCCGCGACCGGCGCCTGTGCGGGCCGTTGGCGCCGGGCGATCTCGACGCGCTGCTGGCCGACGCCGAATGACCGGGCTGCCGCTCACCCGCCACGCCCGGCCCGACCGCCGGCCGCACAGCCTGGCCGAATGGCGCGCGCTCGGCGGCTATGACGCGGTGGCGGCGGCGCGCGCCATGGCCCCGGCCGCCGTCGTCGACATGGTCGCGGCGGCCGCGCTCAACGGGCGCGGCGGCGCCGGCTTTCCCGCGGCGACGAAGTGGCGCTTCATGCCGGCGCCCGGCACGACACCCGGCGACGGCCCCAGCTACCTCATCGTCAACGGCGACGAGATGGAGCCGGGCGCCTTCAAAGACCGGCTGTTCCTCGAAGCGCTGCCGCACCAGCTCATCGAAGGCGCGATCATCGCCGCCCATGCCATGCACGTCACCGAGGCGATCGTGCTCGTCCGCGACGCCTATCGCACCGGCATCGCCGCGATGGAGACCGCCATTGCCGAGGCCGAGGCGGCGGGCCTGCTCGGCGGGCTGCACATGCGCGTCCATGGCTCGGCCGGCCGCTATATTGTCGGCGAGGAAACAGCGCTGATCGAAGCGCTGGAGGGCAAGCGCGCGGTGCCGCGCAAGCGCCCGCCGTTTCCGGCGCAATCCGGCCTGTGGGGGCGGCCGACGACGGTCAACAATGTCGAAACCATCGCCAATGCGCCGGTCATCCTCGCCGGGGGCGCCGACGCCTTTCGCGCCCTGTCGCGCACCGGCGAAGGCGGCACGAAGCTGTTCGGCATCTCCGGCCGCGTCCACCGCCCGCAGTTGATCGAGGCGCCGATGGGGACGACGGCGCGCGAGCTGATCGACCGCTGCGGCGGCGTGTCGGGCAGCGGCGTGCTGCGCGCTTTCCAACCCGGCGGCGGCGCCAGCGGCTTTCTCGGCCCCGAACATCTCGACGTGCCGCTCGACTTCGGTCATGTCGCCGCCGCCGGATCGATGTTCGGCACCGGCACGATGATCGTCCTCGATGACAGCGCCTGCCCGATCGGCGTCGTCGCCCGCCACATGCGCTTCTATGCCCGCGAAAGCTGCGGCTGGTGCACGCCGTGCCGCGAAGGCCTGCCCTGGGCGGCGCGCATCCTCGACGCGCTGGAGGCCGGCACCGCCCGCGCCACCGACCTCGACGTGCTGCGCATGACGGCGGCCGAAGGCAGCCCGCGCGGACGCAGCTTCTGCGACCTTATGGGTGGCGCCATGCAGTCGCTCGGCTCGGCACTGGCGCGCTTCGGTGACCTTTTCGACGACCATCTGGCGCATGGCTGCACCATCGGAGCCCGGCATTGACGGCGCGCATCCATATCGACGGCCGTGCGGTGACGGTGCCGGCCGGGCGCGACCTGCTGTCGACCTGCCTCGATGCCGGCGTGGCGGTGCCGCACTTCTGCTGGCACCGCGCCATGGGGTCCGTCGGCGCCTGCCGGCTGTGCGCGGTCAAGGTTTACAACAGCCCCGATGACCCCGGCCATATCGAGATGGCGTGCATGACCGCGGTCGCCGACGGCCAGCGTATCGAGGTCGCCGATCCGGAGGCCGCCTTCTTCCGCGCCCGCGTCATCGAATGGCTGATGGTCAACCACCCGCACGATTGCGCCGTGTGCGAGGAAGGCGGCGCCTGCCAGTTGCAGGACATGACCATCGCGTCAGGTCACCACCGGCGCCGGGCAGGGCCGGAGAAGCGCACCCATCGCAACCAGTATCTGGGGCCGCTGCTGACGCATGAGATGAACCGCTGCATCGCCTGCTATCGCTGCACGCGCTTCTATCGGGACTATGCCGGCGGCCGCGATCTCGACGTCTTCGGCGCGCACGACCGCGTCTATTTCGGCCGTGCCGAGGACGGCGTTCTCGAAAGCCCGTTTGCCGGCAACCTCGACGAAGTCTGCCCGACCGGCGTCTTCAACGACAAGGGCTGGTCGAACGTCTATGCCCGGCCGTGGGACATGGCCGAAACACCATCGGTCTGCACCCATTGTTCGGTCGGCTGCAATGTCACCCTGTCGGCGCGCGCCGGGCGCCTGCGCCGTGCCATCAACCGCCGCCACGACGCGATCAACGGCGACTTCCTGTGCGATCGCGGCCGCTATGGTGCGACGTTCGCCCAGTCGCCGCGCCGGCTGGTCGATGCGCGCGCAGCCGGCCAGCCCGTCGCCGTGGCGGCAGCGCTCGATCGTGTCGCAGCGCTGCTGGCACAGGGTCCGGCCATCGGCATCGGCTCACCCCGCGCCTCGCTGGAGGCCAATTATGCGCTGCGCCGGCTGGTCGGGCCGGATCGCTTCTTCGCCGGCGTCAGCGACAGCGAGACGGCGCTGGTCGATCGCATCGCCGCGCAGCTCGCCGGGGCGGCGCAGATCGCCAGCCTCGCCGATATCGAAACCGCCGATGCCGCGCTGGTTCTGGGCGAGGACCTGACCGGCACCGCCCCGCGCGCCGCGCTTTCGCTGCGCCAGATGGCGCGCGGCGCCGAGCGCGACCTGGCGGCGCAAAAAGGCGTGCCGGCGTTCCTCGACAGCGCCGTCCGCGTCGCCGGCGAGGGCCGCCGTTCGCCGATCACGCTGGTGACGCCGCTGCCCGACGCCCTCGACTCCATTGCCGCCCTGCCGCTGCGCCGCACGCCGGACGCCATCGCCGCCTTCGGCCATGCGGTGGCGGCCGCCATCGGCGGTGCGCCGGCCGCCGATGCGGACGTCGCCGCGACCGCGGCCGCGCTTGCCGGGGCCGCCGCGCCGCTGGTCATCGCCGGCGCCGGCCTCGGCGACATCGCCATCATCGACGCAGCCGCGGCGGTCGCCGCCGCGCTCGGGGCCCGCGCCCGGCTGGCGCTGTTCCCGCCCGAAACCAATTCGCTCGGGCTTTCGCTGCTCGGCGCGCTGCCGTTGTGCGATCGGCCCGCCAACGCCGGGACGGTGATCGTCCTCGAGAACGACCTTTTCGCGCGCTGCGACCCAGCGCAGGTCGATGCGCTGTTCGCCGGCCGCACCGTCATCGCGCTCGATTGCATCGACACCGCGACCACCGGGCGTGCCGACATCGTGCTTCCCGTCGCCAGCATCGCCGACGCCGCCGGCACCTTCATCAACCACGAAGGCCGCGCCCAACGCGCCTTCGCCGCCATCGCCGATGGCCCGCCGGCGGCGTGGCGCATGCTGGCGGCATTGGGCGCGGTGTCACGCGACACAAACCAAATCCGCTCATCCCGAGCGTCCCTCGACTTCGCTCGGGATGAGCGGGAGGGTGGAGCCGCGCTGCAAACCCGTCGGGCAGCCGAGCCCGACCTCGACAGCCTGCTCGCCGCGCTGGTCCACGATTGCCCGCACCTCGCCGCCGTCCTGGACGCCGCCCCCGGCGCCGGCTTCACCACCGCCGTCGGCCGCATCGCCCGCGCCCCGGCACGTTTTTCCGGTCGCACCGCATCGGACCGCGCCGGCCGCATCGGCGATGCCACGCCGCCCACCGACCCCGATTCCCCCTTCAGCTGGACGATGGAAGGCGCGGCGTTCGAATCGCTGCCGCAAATGCTGTTCGCCGGCGCGCCGGTGATCGTCGCCGGCAGTCACCCGGCCCCGGTCGCTGTTGCGCCACCCCCACCGTCCGGCAGCGGCCTGCGCCTCATCCCGCTTCACGATCCCTTCCGCGGCGGAGAGACCGACCAGGCCAGCTCCATCCTCGCCGCCCGGGCGCCCGCACCGCGCCTGCTGCTCCACCCCGCCGACGCCGCTGCGCTGGGCCTGTCCGCCGGTGACCCCGTGTCGGCCGATGGCGCCCCCGCGCCGGCCCTCACGCTCGACCCCGCCATGCCCCGCGGTCACGTCGGGCTGACCACCCGCCACACCAGCCCGCGCCGCATCCGGCTGGAGGGCCGGCCATGATCGCGGCCTGGCCCGTCCTGCTGTTCTCGCTCGTCCTCGTGGCGGCGCTGCTGGTCGCCGCCGGGGTGTTCACCTGGGTCGAACGCCGCGTCCTGGGGTTCATGCAGGAACGGCTTGGCCCCAACCGCGTCGGACCGTTCGGCTTCCTGCAATGGGTCGCCGACACCATCAAGCTGCTGACCAAGGAAGACGCGCCGCCGCAGGGCGCCGATGCCGCCGCCTTCCGCCTCGCCCCGGCGCTCGCCGCGCTGCCGACACTCGCCGGCTTCGGCGTGGTCGCCTTCGGCAATGGCCTTGCCGTCGCGCCGCTCGACATGGGGCTGGTGTTCATCATCGGCATGCTGGCGCTGACCGTCTATGCGCTGGTGCTCGGTGCCTGGGCATCGCGCAACCGCTATGCGCTGCTCGGCGGCCTGCGCGCCGCGGCGCAGATGCTCGCCTATGAGGCGTTTCTCGGCCTGTCGCTGATGGGGGTGGTGGTGCTGGCGGGCAGCTTTGCCCTGGCCGACATCGTCGCTGCCCAGCAGGGCCTGTGGTTCATCATCGTCCAGCCGATCGGCGCGGTGCTGTTCTTCATCGCCGCGCTCGCCGCTGCCCACCGGCTGCCGTTCGACCTGCAGGAGTCGGAAAACGACCTCGTCGCCGGCTTCATGACCGAATATTCGGGGATGTCGTTCGCGCTGTTCTTCCTTGGCGAATATGTCGCCGTGCTGCTGGTGTGCGCGCTGGCGGTGACGCTGTTCTTCGGCGGCTGGCTGGGTCCCGTGCTGCCCGGCCCGGTTTGGTTCGGGCTCAAGGTCAGCCTGCTCGCCTTCGTCTTCATCTGGGTCCGCGCCGCGCTGCCGCGCCCGCGTTATGACCAGCTCATCGCCTTTGCCTGGAAATTCGCGCTGCCGCTGGCGCTGGCCAATCTGCTCGTCACCGGCTGGCTGGTGGTGGCATGATCGGCATGCTCAAATCGCTGTGGGCGGTCGGCCGCAAGCTGCTGGCACCAACCCAGACGCAGCTGTACCCCGAAGAACAGCCGCTGCTGGCACCGCGCTATCGCGGCCGCATCATCCTCTCGCGCGATCCCGATGGCGCCGAACGCTGCGTCGCATGCAACCTGTGCGCGGTCGTCTGCCCGGTCGATTGCATCGAGGTCGTCAAGGCCGAGACGGTGGAGGGTCGCTGGTACCCCGAAACCTTCCGTATCAACTTCGCGCGCTGCATCTTCTGCGGCCTGTGCGAGGAAGCCTGCCCCACCGCCGCCATCCAGCTGACGCCCGATTTCGAGCTTGCCGACTATGCCCGGGCGTCGCTGGTCTATGACAAGCCCGACCTGCTGATCGCCGGCACCGGCAAATATCCGGGCTATCGCTACTGGGATGTCGCCGGCAAGGCGCAACCCGCGCCGCCGAGTGTCGATGTGAAGGGGCTGGAGCCATGAACGGCTTCGTCCTCTGGGCCGGTGCCACGGCGCTGCTGGCGGCGCTGATGACGGTGACGCGCACCACCATCGTCCATGCGCTGATGTATCTGGTCGCCATGCTGCTGGCACTGGCGGCGATGTTCTTCGCGCTCGGCGCGAGCTTTGCCGGGGCGCTGCAGATCCTCGTCTATGCCGGCGCCATCGTCGCGGTGTTCGTCTTCGTCGTCATGACAGTGGAGGCCGGACCCGCCATCGCGGCGCAGGAGCGCGCGCGCCTGCGGGGTGCCTGGCGCGGGCCGGCGCTGCTGGTCGCGCTGCTGCTGGTGCCGCTGCTGGCTGGCCTTGTCCCCGGCACCGCCGCTGCCCTGCCGGTTTCCGCCAAGGCGGTCGGCGCGCTGCTGTTCGGCCCCTGGGCGCTGGCGGTGGAACTGGCGTCGTTCCTGCTGCTGGCGGCGCTGCTCGGCGCCCGCCACCTTGCCCGCCGCACGCCGGAGGATGGCCAGTGACCGCCATGCTCGCCATTGCGGCGGCCTTGTTCGCCATCGGGCTGTTCGGCGTCATGGCGCGGCGCGGCGTGCTGTTCCAGCTGCTGTCGCTCGAAATCATGCTGTCGGGCCCGGCACTGGCCTTTGTTGCCGCCGGCAGCGCCCGCGGCGACCCCCAGGGCCAGGGCATGTTCATCCTCATCCTCGTGCTGGCGGCGGCCGAAGTCGCCATCGGCCTGTCGCTCTATTTGCGGCTGTCGCGCATCGCCGATGTGACCGACAGCGATTCGATCAGCGACCTGCAGGGCTGATCGCATGATCCCGGCGCTGACCATCTTCCACCTGCTGCTGTTCGTGCCGGCCCCGGCGCTGGCGGCGTTCCTCGTCCTGGGGCTGGCGCCGGTCTATCTGTCGCGTCGCTTCGTCATGGTCGTCGCCGTCATCGGCGGCGTGCTGCCGCTGCTGCTGATGGCGGGCATGGCATCGCTGTGCCTGTCGGGCCAGTGCCAGGGCGTTGCCCCCATCTTCGACCTGATGGTCGGGCCGGCGCATGTCGACCTGGCGCTGCTGCTCGATCCGCTCAGCACCGTCGTCGGCATGACGGTGACGCAGATCGGCGCCTGCGTGATGGTCTATTCGGTCGATTACATGGCCGGCGCCAAGACGAGCGACCTGCGGCGCTTCTTTGCGCTGATGAACCTGTTCCTTGCCGCCATGCTGACGATGGTGCTCGCCGGCGATTCCATCCTCTACTTCCTTGGCTGGGAGTTGATGGGCATGTGCAGCTTCTTCCTCATCGCCTATAATATCGGTTCGTCGCGGGCGATCGCTGCCGGGCGCAAGGCCTTCATCATGTCGCGCATCGCCGATGCGCTGCTGCTCGCCGGGCTGCTGCTGCTGTTCATCGCCGCCGGATCGGTGCGGATCGAAGCGCTGATCCCGGCCGGGCTCGCCTTGCCGCCACAGCAACGCACGATCATCGCCGCCATGCTGCTCGGCGGTGCGCTCGGCAAATCGGCGCAGCTGCCCTTCCACACCTGGCTGCCGTCGGCGATGGCGGGGCCGACGCCGGTCTCCGCGCTGCTCCATTCCGCCACCATGGTCGCCGCCGGTGCCTATCTGATGGCGCGCTTTGCGCCGCTGCTCGCCGAAGCGCCCGGCGTGATGATGGCAATGGCGATCGGCGGTGCCGCCACGGCGCTGTTCGGCGCCTTCACGGCGCTGTTCCAGAATGATGTGAAGCGGTTGCTGGCGTTCTCCTCGATCAGCCAGATCGGCTTCATGCTGCTGGCGCTGGGGGTCGGCTCGCCGGCGGCGGCGATGGCGCATTTCGTCATCCATGCGCTGTTCAAGTCGCTGTTGTTCCTGTCCGCCGGCGACATGGCGCACAGCGCCGGCGACGACACCTCGATCGCGGCGATGCGCGGCGCCGCCAAACGCCGCCCGCTGGCCTTTGCCACCTTTGCCGCCGGCGCTGCCTCGCTGTCGGGCCTGCCGCTGGTCACCGCCGGCTGGTGGTCGAAGGAGGAAATCCTCGATGCGGCGCTGGCGTCCGATCCGCTCGGGCCGCTGCTGTGGGGCGCCGCGCTGCTGTCGGCGGTGCTGACCGCGACCTATGCCTTCCGCCCGGTGCTGGCGGCGTTGCAGCCCGGCGCGGTGGAGGCGCATCCGCATCCAACCGGGCCGGCGACGGCGGTGCCGCTGGTGCTGCTCGCCATCGGCGCGATCACCGGCGGGCTGCTGGTCGGGCCGATCATCCACCTGCTCGGTGGCGTCCACCCCGAAATGCCGGCGTTCACCATGTTGATCGCGGCGGCAGCGCCGCTGACCGGGCTGGCGTTCTCGGTCGCCATCACCCGCATTCCGGCGCTGGCGCAGCGTGTCGCCACGGCGCGCCATCTGCGCCAGGGCCTGCGCATCGACGTGCGCTACCATGTCTGGTTCGTCCAGCCGTTCCAGCGACTGGTGCAGCGCCTCAGCGGCGCCCGCGGCCATCGCCCCGATCCGTTCGGCGCGCTGCCGGTGCGGCTGGTGCTGTGGCTGAAACGCCAGGCGATCGATCGCTTCACCCGCGATGGCTTCGACCGGCTGTGGATGGGCCTGGCCGCCACGGCGCCGCCGCTGTGGGCCGCGGCGCGCCGCAGCCAGACCGGCCGCGTCCGCCATTCGGTGATGGCGATGACGGCCGGCGCGGCGGCGCTGCTGGTGCTCGCCCTGATGACCACGAGACCGACGATGGGAATGACGACGTGGCCCTGATTGCGATGATCCTGCTGCCGCTGCTCGGCGGCTGCGCCGCACTGTTCGCGGCGCGCCTCGGCCGCAATGCCGAACGCTGGCTGTCGGTACTGGTGCTGATCGCCGGGCTGGCGGCGTTGGTTTCCGCCATCGTCGATGGCGGCGGGGATGGCCGCTGGCTGGCGATCTCGCGCACCCCCTGGGCGCCGGCGATGGGCGTGCAACTGCTGTTCGCCATGGATGGCCTGTCGGCGGCGATGCTCGCCATCTCGCTCGGCCTCGGGCTGATCGCGGTGTTCGTGTCGTGGAAGACGCAAGCCAATTCCGGCCTGTTCCACGCCGCGCTGCTGTGGACGGTGGCGGCGTCGAACGGCGTCTTCCTGACGTTCGACCTGCTCGTGCTGGCGTTCTTCTGGGAGCTGATGGTCGTCCCCAGCTTCCTGCTCATCGCGCTCTGGGGCCATGGCGAACGCGAAGCCGCGGCGATGAAATTCCTCATCTTCAACGCCGTTGCCGGGCTGGGGCTGCTGGCGGCGGTGTTCTGGATGGCGGCCACCGCGCCGGTGATCACCTTCGACGCCTTTGTCCTGGCCGGCAGCGGCATCGCGCCGGCGGCGCAGGTCTGGCTGCTCGGCGGCTTCGCGCTGGCCTTCATCGTCAAGCTGGCGGTGCCGCCGTTCCACGCCTGGCTGCCCGATGCCCATACCCAGGCGCCGACGGCGGGGTCCATCCTGCTGGCCGGGCTGTTGCTCAAGACCGGCGCCTATGGCCTGTTCCGCTTCCCGCCGCTGCTGTTTCCGGACGGCTATCTGGTGCTGGCACCCTGGGGGCTGGCGCTGGGCAGCTTCGGCGCGCTCTATGGCGCGGTCATGGCCTGCGGGCAGACCGACGCCAAGCGGCTCGTCGCCTATACGTCGGTCGCGCACATGAGCATCGTGTTGATGGGCATTTGCGGCGGCGTCCACTTCGCGCTGATGGGCGCCGCCATCGAAATGGTCGCCCATGCCTTTTCGGCGTCGGCGCTGTTCCTGCTCATCGGCGCAGTGTACGACCGTGTCGGCACGCGCGACCTGCGCGAACTCGGCGGGTTGCAACGCACCGCGCCGCGCTTTGCCGCCGCCTTTGCATTGTTCTTCGCTGCCGTGCTGGCGATGCCGGGCACCGCCAACTTCCTCGGCGAAGCGCTGGTCATCACCGGCATGTTCCAGGTCAACTGGGTGTTCGCCGCCATCGCGCTGGCAGCGCTCGTCGTCTCGGTCGTCTATGCGACGCGATTGCTCAAGGAGATCGTCTTCGGCGAACCCCAGGCGCGGCCGATCACCGTCGACCTGTCGGCGCGCGAACTGGCGCTGGTCGTCGTGCTCGGCACCTGCACCATCTGGTTCGGGCTGCTGCCGCAACTGCTGATGGTGCCGATGGCCCCGGCGGTCGAAGCCGCCATCGCCGCCATCGACGCGGCGCGGTGACACGATGCTGACTTCGGGGCTCGTCCCGCTCGCCATCATCGGGCTGACGGCGGTGCTGGCGATGCTGCTGGCGCCGCGGTTCGGCGCCGCAACCGTCCGCGCCGCCGCCGCCACGGGGCTTGTGCTGGCGGCGATCGCGGTCATCGCCCGGATCGCGGCACCCGAAGCGCCGGCGCCGCCGCTGTTCGCCGACGATGGCCTGGCGCGGTTCGGCACGCTGCTTGCCAGCCTGTCGGGCCTTGCCGTGCTCGGCTTCCTGCGCGGGCATCCGGCGGCAAAGGAAGGCCCGGCGCTGGTCTGCATCGTCGCGCTGGGCGCCGCCGCGCTGGCGTCGGCCACCCATGTCGCCAGCCTGTTCCTGTCGCTCGAAATCATCTCGCTGGCGTTGATCGGGCTGTTCGTGCTGCCGTTGACGCGCGGCGCGCTGGAGGCGGGGTACAAGTTCCTGCTGCCAGGAGCCGCCGGATCGGCGGCGCTGCTGCTCGGCGCCGCCTTTGCCTATGCGGACAGCGGCCGGCTCGATTTCACCGCCTGGCACGGGCCGTCGCTGCTGGCGGGCTTTGCCACGGCGCTGCTGCTCGTCGGCCTCGGCTTCAAACTGTCGCTGGTGCCGTTCCACGTCTGGGCGCCGGACATTTATGATGGCGCGCCGCCGGCCGCCGCCGCAATCGCCGGGTCGGCCGCCAAGGCCGGTGTCGTCATCGCCATCCTGCGCATCGATGCCGGCCTGCCGGCGCAGCCGGTCTGGCACATGGGGCTGGCGGCGCTCGCCACCGCCTCCATCCTGCTCGGCAATCTGGCGGCGCTGCGGCAACCGTCGCTGTCGCGGATGATCGGCTATTCCTCGGTCGCCCATTCGGGCTATCTCGCCGCGATGATCGTCTGCGGCGCCGCGCAGGCCCCGGCGGCGATCCTGTTCTATCTCGCCGCCTATGTCCCCGCCGTTGTCGCCGCGCTGTGCGTTGCGGCCAGCCTCGGCACGCCGGCGACCATTGCCAGCCTGCGCGGGCTTGCCTGGCGCCGGCCGCTGGCGGGCGGGGTGCTGGCGCTGGCGCTGGTCTCGCTCGCCGGCCTGCCGGTGGCGATCGGCTTCCTCGCCAAGCTGCTGCTGCTCGAAGCCCTGATGCGATCGGGCGCCTGGGGTCTGTTCGGCGCGGTCATCATCGGCTCGGGGCTGGGCCTGTATGTCTATTTCCGCTTCTTCACGGCGCTGTTCGTCCGTGACGACCCGCTGCCGGCACCCCGGCTGCGGCGGCCCGAACATGCCGTGCTGCTGCTGTGCGGCGCCATGCTGCTGATCCTGGGCCTGTATCCGGCGCCCCTGCTTGATTATCTGGCGCTTGCGGCGGGTTAGAAATCGCGGTTGCCGAGCAGCTGCGTGGTGATCGTCAGCCCGGTGCCGATGGCGCCAAGGGTGAAGGCGACGCGCAGCAGATATTCCAGCGTGGTCGCCACCGTGACCATCGATACGTCGCCCGAGGCGCCCGACGACAGCGCGAACATTCCCAGGATCGCCTTGGCGGCAAAGCTGCCCGGCACCATCGGAATGCACCCCGCCACCGCCAGCGCGTTGCGCGCCGGGCCCAACAGGCCGCGCAGCACCCGCACCCCGAAGCCGAGCACCACCGCCGCCGCGAACGACGCCGCCTCCAGCGACACGCCGGCGTCCATCGCCAGTGTGCGCGTCGCCAGCGCCAGCGCACCGGCCGCGGCGCACCAGCCGAGATCCCGCCAGCCGAAGTTGAACAACACGCCGAAGCCCCAGGCGGCGATTCCGCCGAACGCCATGTTCTGCAACAGTTGCCCCAAATCGCTCATGGTGTCGCTCCGGTCAGCGCCTGCGCGATCATGGTGTCGCTCCGGTCAGCGCCTGCGCGATGACAACGCCGGCGACGACGAAGATCAGCAGCATCGCCACCCATACGGCGCGCGCGCTGCCCAGCGTCGGATCGCCTTCGATGATGTCCGACTG is a window from the Polymorphobacter fuscus genome containing:
- the nuoG gene encoding NADH-quinone oxidoreductase subunit NuoG, encoding MTARIHIDGRAVTVPAGRDLLSTCLDAGVAVPHFCWHRAMGSVGACRLCAVKVYNSPDDPGHIEMACMTAVADGQRIEVADPEAAFFRARVIEWLMVNHPHDCAVCEEGGACQLQDMTIASGHHRRRAGPEKRTHRNQYLGPLLTHEMNRCIACYRCTRFYRDYAGGRDLDVFGAHDRVYFGRAEDGVLESPFAGNLDEVCPTGVFNDKGWSNVYARPWDMAETPSVCTHCSVGCNVTLSARAGRLRRAINRRHDAINGDFLCDRGRYGATFAQSPRRLVDARAAGQPVAVAAALDRVAALLAQGPAIGIGSPRASLEANYALRRLVGPDRFFAGVSDSETALVDRIAAQLAGAAQIASLADIETADAALVLGEDLTGTAPRAALSLRQMARGAERDLAAQKGVPAFLDSAVRVAGEGRRSPITLVTPLPDALDSIAALPLRRTPDAIAAFGHAVAAAIGGAPAADADVAATAAALAGAAAPLVIAGAGLGDIAIIDAAAAVAAALGARARLALFPPETNSLGLSLLGALPLCDRPANAGTVIVLENDLFARCDPAQVDALFAGRTVIALDCIDTATTGRADIVLPVASIADAAGTFINHEGRAQRAFAAIADGPPAAWRMLAALGAVSRDTNQIRSSRASLDFARDEREGGAALQTRRAAEPDLDSLLAALVHDCPHLAAVLDAAPGAGFTTAVGRIARAPARFSGRTASDRAGRIGDATPPTDPDSPFSWTMEGAAFESLPQMLFAGAPVIVAGSHPAPVAVAPPPPSGSGLRLIPLHDPFRGGETDQASSILAARAPAPRLLLHPADAAALGLSAGDPVSADGAPAPALTLDPAMPRGHVGLTTRHTSPRRIRLEGRP
- the nuoC gene encoding NADH-quinone oxidoreductase subunit C/D, whose protein sequence is MLAEPRADLSDVPAALRQRFGPAILAQQPTAEDFPVLWIAPEAAPAIHRFLKSEIDRPFPLLADLWAIDETTRVHRDAQPASGVTIASHLISLDRNSDIRLKIACDADAPRMPSIAAVYPNADWYEREAFDMFGVHFDGRDSHRRILMPPTWDGHPLRKTHHARATEKPPFRMTPEYFAAEEAASTFDPVAHGLPTTQDGSELMQLNFGPHHPSTHGVFKIVLGLDGEDVAWAWPDIGYHHRGAEKMAERQTWHGFLPYTDRIDYLGGVMSELPYLMAVERLCGITVPPRAETIRVMLCEMFRITNHLLFYGTMAQDVGQMSPVFYMFTDRERAHRIMEAITGARMHPAFFRIGGVALDLPPGWDTMIRDFCDWMPKRLDDYETMVLKSGLFRARTVGIGAFDTATALEWGTTGPQLRATGCDWDWRKRRPYGGYDQFDFDVPTGNRGDIFDRTKVRADEMRQSLRIIRQCLDNMPGGPIKADHPLAMPPDRNAMRHDIETLIQHFVSVSRGLDVPAGEATGQIETHRGLTQYAIVSDGGPTSYRTRIRTASFAHLQLLPLVAKGMSVADLVAYIASIDFVMSDVDR
- the nuoE gene encoding NADH-quinone oxidoreductase subunit NuoE, with translation MSLPEPLAADIRHAVASHAPGVGAGSDGNADPRGAVLEALRLVQHAEGWVSDYRVADIAALLGMTTAEIDNLATFYSHIFRRRVGKRLIMLCDGASCYLNGADALRDAVQARLGIGFGETTPDGEFTLLNVCCVGGCDRAPAAVTGRDRRLCGPLAPGDLDALLADAE
- a CDS encoding complex I 51 kDa subunit family protein — encoded protein: MTGLPLTRHARPDRRPHSLAEWRALGGYDAVAAARAMAPAAVVDMVAAAALNGRGGAGFPAATKWRFMPAPGTTPGDGPSYLIVNGDEMEPGAFKDRLFLEALPHQLIEGAIIAAHAMHVTEAIVLVRDAYRTGIAAMETAIAEAEAAGLLGGLHMRVHGSAGRYIVGEETALIEALEGKRAVPRKRPPFPAQSGLWGRPTTVNNVETIANAPVILAGGADAFRALSRTGEGGTKLFGISGRVHRPQLIEAPMGTTARELIDRCGGVSGSGVLRAFQPGGGASGFLGPEHLDVPLDFGHVAAAGSMFGTGTMIVLDDSACPIGVVARHMRFYARESCGWCTPCREGLPWAARILDALEAGTARATDLDVLRMTAAEGSPRGRSFCDLMGGAMQSLGSALARFGDLFDDHLAHGCTIGARH
- the nuoH gene encoding NADH-quinone oxidoreductase subunit NuoH translates to MIAAWPVLLFSLVLVAALLVAAGVFTWVERRVLGFMQERLGPNRVGPFGFLQWVADTIKLLTKEDAPPQGADAAAFRLAPALAALPTLAGFGVVAFGNGLAVAPLDMGLVFIIGMLALTVYALVLGAWASRNRYALLGGLRAAAQMLAYEAFLGLSLMGVVVLAGSFALADIVAAQQGLWFIIVQPIGAVLFFIAALAAAHRLPFDLQESENDLVAGFMTEYSGMSFALFFLGEYVAVLLVCALAVTLFFGGWLGPVLPGPVWFGLKVSLLAFVFIWVRAALPRPRYDQLIAFAWKFALPLALANLLVTGWLVVA